Proteins encoded together in one Pontiella desulfatans window:
- a CDS encoding IS110 family RNA-guided transposase: MNKEKVYCGVDVSKKHLDAFNGKTARRFDNTCEGATALMNWAGSAHYVFESTGGYERMAAWMVMAASGTASIVNPSRVRHFALGMGQIAKTDPIDARMIRDFASHTDPKPSEKPSATQRRLTALVDRRVHLSDMHTAEKNRLGTADEPEMVRLIKQHLKWLEKQLEKIEAKIKDTLAEDATMTQKAKCIQSIKGLGIVNAVTLLAHLPEIGTLSRREIASLAGLAPFNRDSGGKSGRRHVCGGRRRLRSCLYMAAMNARTYNPVLREFYQRLVNENHRPKMVALTAVMRKLLIAANSAVKNAEI, translated from the coding sequence ATGAACAAGGAAAAAGTATACTGTGGCGTCGATGTTTCCAAGAAGCATCTGGATGCCTTCAACGGAAAAACAGCGCGTCGCTTCGACAACACCTGCGAGGGTGCCACGGCGCTGATGAACTGGGCGGGCAGCGCCCACTATGTCTTCGAGTCCACGGGCGGCTACGAACGCATGGCCGCCTGGATGGTGATGGCCGCCAGCGGCACCGCGAGCATCGTGAACCCGTCGCGCGTCCGGCACTTCGCGCTGGGCATGGGGCAGATCGCCAAGACCGATCCGATCGACGCGCGGATGATCCGCGACTTCGCGTCGCACACCGACCCCAAGCCCTCCGAGAAGCCTTCGGCGACGCAGCGCAGGCTCACCGCCCTCGTTGATCGAAGGGTGCACCTGAGCGACATGCATACGGCCGAGAAGAACCGCTTGGGAACTGCCGACGAGCCGGAGATGGTCAGACTGATCAAGCAGCATCTCAAGTGGCTTGAAAAGCAGCTCGAGAAAATCGAAGCGAAAATCAAAGATACCCTTGCCGAAGACGCAACCATGACGCAGAAGGCCAAGTGTATCCAGTCCATCAAAGGCCTGGGCATCGTCAATGCGGTGACCCTGCTCGCCCACCTCCCTGAGATCGGCACGCTTTCGCGCAGGGAAATCGCGTCGCTGGCGGGACTCGCCCCCTTCAACCGGGACAGCGGGGGCAAGTCCGGCAGGCGGCATGTCTGTGGCGGGCGCCGAAGGTTGCGTTCCTGCCTGTACATGGCTGCCATGAATGCCAGGACATACAACCCAGTTCTTCGCGAGTTCTACCAGCGTCTGGTAAATGAAAACCACCGCCCAAAAATGGTCGCGCTTACGGCGGTCATGAGAAAGTTGCTCATCGCTGCTAACTCCGCCGTGAAAAATGCTGAAATTTAG